In Candidatus Thiodictyon syntrophicum, a genomic segment contains:
- a CDS encoding DUF6513 domain-containing protein, with the protein MSGHLLFLTGQLAERPLRRVLEGLDLGDTTWTVRQLGVKVAALMTADMIRRRLDDTAGADRIIIPGRCRGDLAALSEHFGIPVERGPEELMDLPGYFGLAGRRPDLSAHSVRIFAEIVDAPRLDVPAILARAARLRADGADVIDLGGLPDTPFAHLDASVRALKEAGHLVSVDSMQSAELLAGGQAGADFLLSLNEDNLWIADQVAACPVLVPSQPGDLPSLERAMAHLEARGRPYLADPILDPIHFGFADSLVRYHSLRRAYPGAQIMMGLGNLTELTEADTTGITAILMGLVSELEIGNILTTQVSAHCRSAVREADRARRIMHWARQEGSLPKQIDGGLTAIHERNPFPASLPDIRELAAAIRDPNYRIQVSSEGIHCFNRDGLHSFDDPFAFYPHLGVQEDAGHAFYLGVELARAQIAHQLGKRYVQDQPLRWGCVLPPGPTDLEHCDPVGPTRKPRKND; encoded by the coding sequence ATGAGTGGGCACCTCCTGTTCCTGACCGGCCAACTCGCCGAGCGGCCCCTGCGGCGCGTCCTGGAGGGGCTGGACCTGGGCGATACCACCTGGACGGTGCGCCAGCTCGGGGTCAAGGTCGCCGCCTTGATGACCGCGGACATGATCCGGCGGCGGCTCGACGATACCGCCGGGGCCGACCGGATCATCATCCCCGGGCGCTGCCGTGGGGACCTGGCGGCACTCTCTGAGCACTTCGGCATCCCGGTCGAGCGCGGACCCGAGGAACTGATGGACCTGCCCGGTTATTTCGGCCTCGCCGGTCGGCGGCCGGACCTCAGCGCCCACAGTGTCCGCATCTTCGCCGAGATCGTCGATGCCCCGCGTCTGGACGTCCCGGCGATCCTGGCGCGGGCCGCCCGGTTGCGCGCCGACGGCGCCGACGTGATCGATCTGGGCGGCCTGCCGGACACCCCCTTCGCGCACCTGGACGCGAGCGTGCGCGCCCTGAAGGAGGCCGGCCACTTGGTCAGCGTGGACTCCATGCAGTCCGCGGAGCTCCTGGCCGGCGGCCAGGCCGGGGCGGATTTCCTGCTGAGCCTCAATGAGGACAACCTCTGGATCGCGGACCAGGTCGCCGCCTGCCCGGTGCTGGTGCCGAGCCAACCGGGCGACCTGCCCTCCCTGGAGCGGGCCATGGCGCACCTGGAGGCGCGCGGCCGGCCCTACCTGGCCGACCCCATCCTGGACCCCATCCATTTCGGTTTCGCCGACTCGCTGGTGCGCTATCACAGTCTGCGCCGGGCCTACCCAGGGGCGCAGATCATGATGGGCTTGGGCAACCTGACCGAACTCACCGAGGCCGACACCACCGGCATCACCGCCATCCTCATGGGCCTGGTCTCCGAGCTTGAGATCGGCAACATCCTGACCACCCAGGTCAGCGCCCACTGCCGCAGCGCGGTGCGCGAGGCCGACCGGGCGCGCCGCATCATGCACTGGGCACGCCAGGAGGGCAGCCTGCCCAAACAGATCGACGGCGGCCTGACCGCCATCCACGAACGCAACCCCTTCCCGGCGAGCCTGCCGGACATCCGCGAGCTGGCCGCCGCTATCCGCGACCCTAACTACCGCATCCAGGTGAGCAGCGAGGGCATCCACTGCTTCAACCGCGACGGCCTGCACAGCTTCGACGACCCCTTCGCTTTCTATCCTCACCTGGGGGTGCAAGAGGACGCCGGCCACGCCTTTTATCTGGGCGTAGAACTGGCCCGCGCCCAGATTGCCCACCAGCTCGGCAAGCGCTATGTCCAGGACCAGCCCCTGCGCTGGGGTTGCGTCCTGCCGCCGGGGCCGACGGATCTGGAGCACTGCGACCCGGTCGGGCCGACCCGTAAGCCAAGAAAGAATGATTAG
- a CDS encoding DUF447 domain-containing protein produces MIQEVIVTTRHPDGRTHCAPMGIRRAGPHLVIAPFRPSTTLDFLLAGRSAVVNYTDDVRIFAGCLTGRTDWPLVDTQRVAAPRLADALAHTELELETLEDDPERPRLLCRPVLEQTHGPFQGFNRAQGAVLELAILVSRLDRLPAAQVSQDIAYLSIAMQKTAGPREQEAWDWLMQRVAAHQSGGALP; encoded by the coding sequence ATGATCCAAGAAGTCATCGTCACCACCCGCCACCCGGACGGGCGCACCCATTGCGCCCCCATGGGCATCCGCCGCGCGGGGCCGCACCTGGTCATCGCCCCCTTCCGGCCCTCCACCACGCTCGACTTCCTGCTCGCCGGCCGCAGCGCGGTAGTCAACTACACCGATGACGTGCGCATCTTCGCCGGCTGCCTGACCGGGCGCACGGACTGGCCCCTGGTCGACACCCAGCGCGTCGCCGCACCGCGCCTGGCGGACGCCCTGGCCCATACCGAACTGGAACTGGAGACGCTCGAGGACGACCCGGAGCGCCCGCGCCTGCTCTGCCGCCCGGTCCTGGAGCAGACCCACGGCCCCTTCCAGGGCTTCAACCGCGCCCAAGGGGCCGTGCTGGAGTTGGCCATCCTGGTAAGCCGGCTCGACCGGCTGCCGGCGGCGCAGGTCAGCCAGGACATCGCCTACCTGAGCATCGCCATGCAGAAGACCGCCGGCCCCCGGGAACAGGAGGCATGGGACTGGCTGATGCAGCGGGTAGCGGCCCATCAGTCCGGCGGGGCCCTGCCATGA
- a CDS encoding (5-formylfuran-3-yl)methyl phosphate synthase, whose translation MTRLLASVTDTLEAEQAIRGGADLIDLKDPARGALGALPCEQIRAILTRVAARRPVSATIGDLPADAELTRDLIRTTAATRVDYVKVGLFTKDHRAACLPAIADLAQTCAIVVVLFADRAPDLRDLRPFAAAGCAGVMLDTADKAAGGLLDHLGPDVLRAFVTQARSLGLLCGLAGALRLADIPALLPLGPDYLGFRGALCHADRRTAGLDPERLDAVRRAVPSAAPEGL comes from the coding sequence ATGACCCGACTGCTGGCCAGTGTGACCGACACGCTTGAGGCCGAGCAGGCAATCCGCGGCGGCGCCGACCTCATCGACCTCAAGGACCCGGCACGCGGGGCCCTGGGCGCCCTGCCCTGCGAGCAGATCCGCGCGATCCTCACCCGGGTCGCCGCCCGCCGCCCGGTCAGCGCCACCATCGGCGACCTGCCCGCCGACGCCGAACTGACCCGCGACCTGATCCGCACCACCGCCGCCACCAGGGTCGACTATGTGAAGGTCGGCCTCTTCACGAAGGACCACCGCGCAGCCTGCCTGCCGGCCATCGCCGACCTCGCTCAGACCTGCGCCATCGTCGTAGTCCTGTTTGCCGACCGCGCCCCCGACCTGCGCGACCTGCGCCCCTTCGCCGCGGCCGGTTGCGCCGGGGTCATGCTCGACACCGCGGACAAGGCGGCCGGCGGGCTGCTCGATCATTTGGGTCCCGATGTGCTGCGGGCCTTTGTCACCCAGGCCCGGTCTCTGGGTCTCCTGTGCGGACTCGCCGGGGCCCTACGGCTTGCCGACATCCCTGCCCTGCTGCCCCTGGGGCCTGATTACCTGGGATTCCGCGGCGCACTCTGTCACGCCGACCGGCGCACCGCCGGGCTCGACCCGGAGCGGCTGGACGCCGTGCGGCGCGCTGTCCCGTCGGCCGCCCCGGAGGGCCTCTAG